Proteins from a genomic interval of Dunckerocampus dactyliophorus isolate RoL2022-P2 chromosome 5, RoL_Ddac_1.1, whole genome shotgun sequence:
- the LOC129181606 gene encoding S-adenosylhomocysteine hydrolase-like protein 1 isoform X1 codes for MAEEKQLTGACREEDMPPPGVGPQAPAEDDREDTCESSKKQAAKSSPNLLKMLKAAESRWSPHQSQNGTKEGVTEALKTDMQIQLSEQKQEFNKRPIKAVPRTLSRSISQSSNDSFSSMGSDCSEDEASPRNKVQKTSKGTSDFCIKNIKQADFGRREIEIAEQEMPALMVLRKKAEGEKPLAGAKVVGCTHITAQTAVLIETLSVLGAQCRWAACNIFSTQNAVAAALAEGGTCVFAWKGETEDDFWWCIDRCVGADIWQPNVILDDGGDLTHWLSKKYPSQFKNIRGIVEESVTGVYRLYQLSKASKLCVPAMNVNDSVTKQKFDSLYCCKESILDGLKRTTDVMFGGKQVLVCGYGEVGKGCCGALKALGAVVYVTEVDPICALQACMDGFRVIQLSEVVRQVDMVITCTGNKHVVVREHMDRMKNGCIVCNMGHSNTEIDLVSLRTAELRWERVRPQVDHIIWPDGRRIVLLAEGRLLNLSCSTVPTFVLSITATTQALALIELFNAPEGRYKQDVYLLPKKMDEYVASLHLPSFDAHLTELTSEQAKYLGISKHGPFKPNYYRY; via the exons ATGGCAGAGGAAAAGCAGCTGACAGGAGCCTGCAGGGAGGAGGACATGCCTCCGCCTGGTGTCGGTCCTCAAGCACCAGCAGAGGATGACAGAGAAGATACATGTGAAAGCTCCAAAAAACAGGCGGCAAAGTCCAGCCCTAACCTACTAAAGATGCTGAAGGCGGCCGAGAGCAGGTGGAGCCCTCATCAGAGTCAGAACGGGACAAAGGAGGGGGTCACAGAGGCACTCAAGACTGACATG CAAATACAACTGTCTGAGCAGAAGCAAGAATTCAACAAGCGACCTATAAAGGCTGTTCCGCGCACGCTGTCACGGTCCATCTCGCAGTCGTCCAACGACAGCTTCAGCTCAA TGGGCAGTGACTGCTCTGAGGATGAGGCCTCTCCTAGGAACAAGGTCCAGAAAACATCCAAGGGCACCTCTGACTTCTGCATTAAAAACATCAAACAAGCTGATTTTGGACGCCGAGAAATTGAAATTGCAGAGCAAG AGATGCCTGCGCTGATGGTTCTGAGGAAGAAAGCAGAAGGAGAGAAACCTCTGGCTGGAGCCAAAGTGGTTGGCTGCACACACATTACTGCACAGACTGCA gttCTTATTGAGACTCTATCTGTGTTGGGAGCTCAGTGTCGCTGGGCAGCCTGCAACATCTTCTCCACTCAGAACGCTGTGGCTGCAGCGCTTGCTGAGGGAG GTACCTGTGTGTTTGCCTGGAAGGGGGAGACAGAAGACGACTTCTGGTGGTGCATCGATCGCTGTGTCGGAGCTGACATCTGGCAACCCAATGTG ATTCTGGATGACGGTGGCGACCTGACCCACTGGCTCTCCAAAAAGTACCCGAGCCAGTTCAAGAATATTCGAGGCATTGTGGAGGAAAGTGTAACGGGGGTCTATCG CCTGTACCAGCTGTCTAAGGCCAGCAAGTTGTGTGTTCCCGCTATGAACGTCAACGACTCTGTGACCAAGCAGAAGTTTGACAGCCTCTACTGCTGTAAGGAGTCCATACTGGACGG GTTGAAGAGAACCACAGACGTCATGTTTGGTGGCAAACAAGTGTTGGTGTGCGGCTATGGTGAG GTTGGTAAAGGCTGTTGTGGTGCCCTCAAAGCATTGGGAGCTGTTGTGTACGTGACAGAAGTGGATCCTATCTGTGCTCTGCAGGCCTG CATGGATGGCTTCAGAGTGATCCAACTGAGTGAGGTGGTCCGGCAGGTTGACATGGTCATCACCTGCACAG GTAATAAACACGTGGTGGTGAGGGAACATATGGACAGAATGAAGAACGGCTGCATTGTCTGCAACATGGGACACTCCAACACTGAGATAGATTTG GTGAGTCTACGGACTGCAGAGCTGAGATGGGAGCGGGTCAGGCCTCAGGtggaccacatcatctggcCAGATGGGAGAAGAATAGTGCTGCTGGCTGAG GGTCGTTTGCTGAACTTGAGCTGCTCCACTGTTCCAACATTTGTCCTTTCTATCACCGCCACAACTCAG GCTCTGGCTCTCATAGAGCTTTTCAATGCTCCAGAGGGACGTTACAAACAAGACGTCTACCTGTTGCCAAAGAAGATGG ATGAATACGTGGCCAGTCTTCACCTTCCTAGCTTTGACGCCCACCTCACAGAGCTGACCAGCGAGCAGGCCAAGTATTTGGGCATCAGCAAGCATGGACCCTTTAAGCCTAACTATTATAG GTACTGA
- the LOC129181606 gene encoding S-adenosylhomocysteine hydrolase-like protein 1 isoform X3, with protein MAEEKQLTGACREEDMPPPGVGPQAPAEDDREDTCESSKKQAAKSSPNLLKMLKAAESRWSPHQSQNGTKEGVTEALKTDMQIQLSEQKQEFNKRPIKAVPRTLSRSISQSSNDSFSSMGSDCSEDEASPRNKVQKTSKGTSDFCIKNIKQADFGRREIEIAEQEMPALMVLRKKAEGEKPLAGAKVVLIETLSVLGAQCRWAACNIFSTQNAVAAALAEGGTCVFAWKGETEDDFWWCIDRCVGADIWQPNVILDDGGDLTHWLSKKYPSQFKNIRGIVEESVTGVYRLYQLSKASKLCVPAMNVNDSVTKQKFDSLYCCKESILDGLKRTTDVMFGGKQVLVCGYGEVGKGCCGALKALGAVVYVTEVDPICALQACMDGFRVIQLSEVVRQVDMVITCTGNKHVVVREHMDRMKNGCIVCNMGHSNTEIDLVSLRTAELRWERVRPQVDHIIWPDGRRIVLLAEGRLLNLSCSTVPTFVLSITATTQALALIELFNAPEGRYKQDVYLLPKKMDEYVASLHLPSFDAHLTELTSEQAKYLGISKHGPFKPNYYRY; from the exons ATGGCAGAGGAAAAGCAGCTGACAGGAGCCTGCAGGGAGGAGGACATGCCTCCGCCTGGTGTCGGTCCTCAAGCACCAGCAGAGGATGACAGAGAAGATACATGTGAAAGCTCCAAAAAACAGGCGGCAAAGTCCAGCCCTAACCTACTAAAGATGCTGAAGGCGGCCGAGAGCAGGTGGAGCCCTCATCAGAGTCAGAACGGGACAAAGGAGGGGGTCACAGAGGCACTCAAGACTGACATG CAAATACAACTGTCTGAGCAGAAGCAAGAATTCAACAAGCGACCTATAAAGGCTGTTCCGCGCACGCTGTCACGGTCCATCTCGCAGTCGTCCAACGACAGCTTCAGCTCAA TGGGCAGTGACTGCTCTGAGGATGAGGCCTCTCCTAGGAACAAGGTCCAGAAAACATCCAAGGGCACCTCTGACTTCTGCATTAAAAACATCAAACAAGCTGATTTTGGACGCCGAGAAATTGAAATTGCAGAGCAAG AGATGCCTGCGCTGATGGTTCTGAGGAAGAAAGCAGAAGGAGAGAAACCTCTGGCTGGAGCCAAAGTG gttCTTATTGAGACTCTATCTGTGTTGGGAGCTCAGTGTCGCTGGGCAGCCTGCAACATCTTCTCCACTCAGAACGCTGTGGCTGCAGCGCTTGCTGAGGGAG GTACCTGTGTGTTTGCCTGGAAGGGGGAGACAGAAGACGACTTCTGGTGGTGCATCGATCGCTGTGTCGGAGCTGACATCTGGCAACCCAATGTG ATTCTGGATGACGGTGGCGACCTGACCCACTGGCTCTCCAAAAAGTACCCGAGCCAGTTCAAGAATATTCGAGGCATTGTGGAGGAAAGTGTAACGGGGGTCTATCG CCTGTACCAGCTGTCTAAGGCCAGCAAGTTGTGTGTTCCCGCTATGAACGTCAACGACTCTGTGACCAAGCAGAAGTTTGACAGCCTCTACTGCTGTAAGGAGTCCATACTGGACGG GTTGAAGAGAACCACAGACGTCATGTTTGGTGGCAAACAAGTGTTGGTGTGCGGCTATGGTGAG GTTGGTAAAGGCTGTTGTGGTGCCCTCAAAGCATTGGGAGCTGTTGTGTACGTGACAGAAGTGGATCCTATCTGTGCTCTGCAGGCCTG CATGGATGGCTTCAGAGTGATCCAACTGAGTGAGGTGGTCCGGCAGGTTGACATGGTCATCACCTGCACAG GTAATAAACACGTGGTGGTGAGGGAACATATGGACAGAATGAAGAACGGCTGCATTGTCTGCAACATGGGACACTCCAACACTGAGATAGATTTG GTGAGTCTACGGACTGCAGAGCTGAGATGGGAGCGGGTCAGGCCTCAGGtggaccacatcatctggcCAGATGGGAGAAGAATAGTGCTGCTGGCTGAG GGTCGTTTGCTGAACTTGAGCTGCTCCACTGTTCCAACATTTGTCCTTTCTATCACCGCCACAACTCAG GCTCTGGCTCTCATAGAGCTTTTCAATGCTCCAGAGGGACGTTACAAACAAGACGTCTACCTGTTGCCAAAGAAGATGG ATGAATACGTGGCCAGTCTTCACCTTCCTAGCTTTGACGCCCACCTCACAGAGCTGACCAGCGAGCAGGCCAAGTATTTGGGCATCAGCAAGCATGGACCCTTTAAGCCTAACTATTATAG GTACTGA
- the LOC129181606 gene encoding S-adenosylhomocysteine hydrolase-like protein 1 isoform X2, translating to MAEEKQLTGACREEDMPPPGVGPQAPAEDDREDTCESSKKQAAKSSPNLLKMLKAAESRWSPHQSQNGTKEGVTEALKTDMQIQLSEQKQEFNKRPIKAVPRTLSRSISQSSNDSFSSMGSDCSEDEASPRNKVQKTSKGTSDFCIKNIKQADFGRREIEIAEQEMPALMVLRKKAEGEKPLAGAKVVGCTHITAQTAVLIETLSVLGAQCRWAACNIFSTQNAVAAALAEGGTCVFAWKGETEDDFWWCIDRCVGADIWQPNVILDDGGDLTHWLSKKYPSQFKNIRGIVEESVTGVYRLYQLSKASKLCVPAMNVNDSVTKQKFDSLYCCKESILDGLKRTTDVMFGGKQVLVCGYGEVGKGCCGALKALGAVVYVTEVDPICALQACMDGFRVIQLSEVVRQVDMVITCTGNKHVVVREHMDRMKNGCIVCNMGHSNTEIDLVSLRTAELRWERVRPQVDHIIWPDGRRIVLLAEGRLLNLSCSTVPTFVLSITATTQALALIELFNAPEGRYKQDVYLLPKKMDEYVASLHLPSFDAHLTELTSEQAKYLGISKHGPFKPNYYR from the exons ATGGCAGAGGAAAAGCAGCTGACAGGAGCCTGCAGGGAGGAGGACATGCCTCCGCCTGGTGTCGGTCCTCAAGCACCAGCAGAGGATGACAGAGAAGATACATGTGAAAGCTCCAAAAAACAGGCGGCAAAGTCCAGCCCTAACCTACTAAAGATGCTGAAGGCGGCCGAGAGCAGGTGGAGCCCTCATCAGAGTCAGAACGGGACAAAGGAGGGGGTCACAGAGGCACTCAAGACTGACATG CAAATACAACTGTCTGAGCAGAAGCAAGAATTCAACAAGCGACCTATAAAGGCTGTTCCGCGCACGCTGTCACGGTCCATCTCGCAGTCGTCCAACGACAGCTTCAGCTCAA TGGGCAGTGACTGCTCTGAGGATGAGGCCTCTCCTAGGAACAAGGTCCAGAAAACATCCAAGGGCACCTCTGACTTCTGCATTAAAAACATCAAACAAGCTGATTTTGGACGCCGAGAAATTGAAATTGCAGAGCAAG AGATGCCTGCGCTGATGGTTCTGAGGAAGAAAGCAGAAGGAGAGAAACCTCTGGCTGGAGCCAAAGTGGTTGGCTGCACACACATTACTGCACAGACTGCA gttCTTATTGAGACTCTATCTGTGTTGGGAGCTCAGTGTCGCTGGGCAGCCTGCAACATCTTCTCCACTCAGAACGCTGTGGCTGCAGCGCTTGCTGAGGGAG GTACCTGTGTGTTTGCCTGGAAGGGGGAGACAGAAGACGACTTCTGGTGGTGCATCGATCGCTGTGTCGGAGCTGACATCTGGCAACCCAATGTG ATTCTGGATGACGGTGGCGACCTGACCCACTGGCTCTCCAAAAAGTACCCGAGCCAGTTCAAGAATATTCGAGGCATTGTGGAGGAAAGTGTAACGGGGGTCTATCG CCTGTACCAGCTGTCTAAGGCCAGCAAGTTGTGTGTTCCCGCTATGAACGTCAACGACTCTGTGACCAAGCAGAAGTTTGACAGCCTCTACTGCTGTAAGGAGTCCATACTGGACGG GTTGAAGAGAACCACAGACGTCATGTTTGGTGGCAAACAAGTGTTGGTGTGCGGCTATGGTGAG GTTGGTAAAGGCTGTTGTGGTGCCCTCAAAGCATTGGGAGCTGTTGTGTACGTGACAGAAGTGGATCCTATCTGTGCTCTGCAGGCCTG CATGGATGGCTTCAGAGTGATCCAACTGAGTGAGGTGGTCCGGCAGGTTGACATGGTCATCACCTGCACAG GTAATAAACACGTGGTGGTGAGGGAACATATGGACAGAATGAAGAACGGCTGCATTGTCTGCAACATGGGACACTCCAACACTGAGATAGATTTG GTGAGTCTACGGACTGCAGAGCTGAGATGGGAGCGGGTCAGGCCTCAGGtggaccacatcatctggcCAGATGGGAGAAGAATAGTGCTGCTGGCTGAG GGTCGTTTGCTGAACTTGAGCTGCTCCACTGTTCCAACATTTGTCCTTTCTATCACCGCCACAACTCAG GCTCTGGCTCTCATAGAGCTTTTCAATGCTCCAGAGGGACGTTACAAACAAGACGTCTACCTGTTGCCAAAGAAGATGG ATGAATACGTGGCCAGTCTTCACCTTCCTAGCTTTGACGCCCACCTCACAGAGCTGACCAGCGAGCAGGCCAAGTATTTGGGCATCAGCAAGCATGGACCCTTTAAGCCTAACTATTATAGGTGA